In Phyllostomus discolor isolate MPI-MPIP mPhyDis1 chromosome 2, mPhyDis1.pri.v3, whole genome shotgun sequence, the following are encoded in one genomic region:
- the LOC114490767 gene encoding MICOS complex subunit MIC26-like, whose translation MFKVIQRSVGLASLSLLTFKVYASQKKDSPHKTSVKVDELSLYSVPKGQSKYVEEPRTQLEESISHLRHYCEPYTSRCQEIYSQTEPKMQSLVQWGLDSYEYLQNAPPGFFPRLGVIGFAGIVGLLFTRGSKIKKLVYPPCFMGVAASLYYPQQAIVFFQVSGEKLYDWALQGYIVIEDLWKENFQKPGNVRNSPGNK comes from the coding sequence ATGTTCAAGGTAATTCAGAGGTCCGTGGGGCTGGCCAGCCTGAGTCTGCTCACTTTCAAAGTCTATGCATCACAGAAGAAGGACTCACCGCACAAAACTTCCGTGAAGGTTGATGAGCTTTCACTGTACTCTGTTCCCAAGGGTCAATCTAAATATGTGGAGGAACCAAGGACTCAGCTTGAAGAAAGCATCTCACACCTCCGACACTATTGTGAGCCATATACCAGCCGGTGTCAGGAAATATACTCCCAAACTGAGCCCAAGATGCAAAGTTTGGTTCAGTGGGGGTTAGACAGCTATGAATATCTCCAAAATGCACCTCCTGGATTTTTTCCAAGACTTGGTGTTATTGGGTTTGCTGGTATTGTTGGACTCCTTTTCACCAGAGGttcaaaaataaagaagctgGTGTATCCCCCTTGTTTCATGGGAGTAGCTGCCTCTCTTTATTATCCACAACAAGCCATCGTATTTTTCCAGGTCAGCGGGGAGAAATTATATGACTGGGCTTTACAAGGATACATAGTCATAGAAGATTTGTGGAAGGAGAACTTTCAAAAGCCCGGAAATGTGAGGAATTCACCTGGAAATAAGTAG